The following are encoded in a window of Trichomycterus rosablanca isolate fTriRos1 chromosome 13, fTriRos1.hap1, whole genome shotgun sequence genomic DNA:
- the snx6 gene encoding sorting nexin-6 has translation MMQEGLDDGPDFLSEEDRGPRAVNVDLQTDATLQVDISDALSERDKVKFTVHTKSTLPNFKQNEFSVVRQHEEFIWLHDSFVENEEYAGFIIPPAPPRPDFDASREKLQKLGEGEGSMTKEEFTKMKQELEAEYLAIFKKTVAMHEVFLCRVAAHPVLRKDLNFHVFLEYNQDLSVRGKNKKEKLEDFFKNVVKSADGVLVAGVKDVDDFFEHEKTFLLEYHNRVKDSSMKADRMIRTHKSAADDINRIASTLYTLGTQDSTDMCKFFLKVSELFEKTRKIEARVAADEDLKLADLLKYYLRESQAAKDLLYRRGRALVDYENANKALDKARAKNKDVLQAETTQQVCCQKFEKISESAKQELIDFKTRRVAAFRKNLVELAELELKHAKGNLQLLQSCLAVLKGDT, from the exons ATGATG CAAGAAGGGCTGGACGATGGTCCCGATTTCCTTTCGGAGGAAGACAGAGGG CCAAGGGCCGTTAATGTGGACCTCCAGACTGATGCTACACTACAAGTGGACATTTCAGATGCTCTTAGTGAGAGAGACAAAGTGAAGTTCACTGTCCACACAAAG agCACTCTACCCAACTTTAAGCAGAACGAGTTCTCTGTAGTAAGACAACATGAAGAGTTCATCTGGCTTCATGACTCCTTTGTAGAGAATGAGGAGTATGCTGGTTTCATT ATCCCGCCTGCTCCGCCAAGACCAGACTTTGATGCTTCGCGAGAGAAGCTACAGAAGCTGGGTGAAGGTGAAGGCTCCATGACCAAGGAGGAGTTCACTAAGATGAAACAGGAGCTTGAGGC TGAATACTTGGCCATCTTCAAGAAAACCGTGGCAATGCATGAGGTTTTCCTGTGTCGTGTTGCTGCCCATCCTGTTCTTCGAAAAGACCTAAATTTCCATGTTTTCCTAGAGTACAACCAAGAT CTGAGTGTACGAGGCAAAAACAAGAAAGAGAAACTAGAGGACTTCTTCAAAAATGTTGTAAAGTCAGCAGACGGAGTACTTGTGGCAGGAGTGAAG GATGTAGACGACTTCTTTGAACATGAGAAGACATTCCTCTTAGAGTACCACAACCGTGTCAAAGATTCCTCCATGAAGGCTGACAGAATGATCAGGACTCACAAAA GTGCTGCTGATGACATCAACAGAATTGCTTCCACACTGTACACTTTAGGGACCCAGGACTCAACAGATATGTGCAA atTCTTCTTAAAAGTTTCTGAGCTTTTTGAGAAAACACGG AAAATTGAGGCACGAGTTGCTGCTGATGAGGACTTAAAACTTGCCGACTTGTTGAAGTATTACCTCAGGGAGTCACAAGCTGCTAAG GACCTTCTGTACAGACGAGGAAGGGCATTAGTTGACTACGAGAATGCCAACAAAGCCTTGGACAAAGCCAGGGCCAAAAACAAAGATGTCCTTCAAGCAGAAACCACCCAGCAAGTGTGCTGCCAGAAATTTGAGAAAATCTCTGAATCAGCTAAACAAG aactaaTAGATTTTAAAACAAGAAGAGTAGCAGCATTCAGGAAGAACCTGGTCGAACTAGCTGAGCTTGAACTCAAACATGCGAAG